One Halarcobacter ebronensis genomic window carries:
- a CDS encoding sodium-dependent transporter: MNNFSRIGFILAAAGSAVGLGNIWKFPYITGEYGGGAFVLIYLIAVSLIGLTIFIAESYIGKEARVNAADAYQIVSKSKNSSWKFAGFQIVTGIVILSFYAFIIGWILNYILISFTGFPNDIQKAENLFNNLVTKEIGKQILFHTIVTLTVAYIIVKGVKEGIEKLNLILMPLLGLILFGLLIYSFTLDSFSKALEFMFMPNWDKVNENSILAAVGQAFFTLSLGMAIVITYSASMDKKTNFVKSSIMVAVVDTAVALVAGIIIFAFLFSAGAKSTAGPGLVFISLPLIFSTWGIFGQIVGCAFFVALLFAGITSAVSLLEPPLMYLMERYKVSRVKGTILCSLFFYILGIFALLSMSEDFGKFLTFFEKNLFDWLDYLTSSIAMPISGFITCIFLGYFVDQQELEKKFTIHINKIVFKIWLALIRYIVPIAIIILFLNKLGIIK; the protein is encoded by the coding sequence ATGAATAATTTTTCAAGAATTGGTTTTATACTTGCAGCTGCTGGTTCAGCTGTTGGATTAGGTAATATTTGGAAGTTTCCATATATTACTGGTGAGTATGGCGGTGGAGCTTTTGTTCTTATCTATTTAATTGCAGTTAGTCTAATTGGTCTTACAATTTTTATTGCTGAATCATATATAGGGAAAGAAGCAAGAGTTAATGCTGCAGATGCCTATCAAATAGTATCAAAAAGTAAAAATAGCTCATGGAAGTTTGCTGGGTTTCAAATTGTTACAGGTATTGTAATTCTCTCTTTCTATGCATTTATCATAGGTTGGATTTTAAACTATATTCTAATCTCTTTTACTGGTTTCCCTAATGATATACAAAAAGCAGAAAATCTATTTAATAACTTAGTTACAAAGGAAATTGGCAAGCAAATTTTATTTCATACAATAGTTACTTTAACTGTTGCATATATTATTGTAAAAGGTGTTAAAGAGGGAATTGAGAAACTCAATCTTATTTTAATGCCACTACTTGGACTTATTTTATTTGGACTTTTAATATACTCATTTACTCTTGATTCATTTTCAAAAGCTCTTGAGTTTATGTTTATGCCTAACTGGGATAAAGTTAATGAAAACTCTATCCTTGCAGCAGTTGGACAAGCATTTTTTACACTATCTTTAGGGATGGCTATTGTAATAACATATTCAGCATCAATGGATAAAAAAACAAATTTCGTAAAATCTTCTATTATGGTTGCTGTTGTTGATACAGCTGTAGCACTTGTTGCTGGTATTATAATTTTTGCATTTTTATTTTCAGCTGGAGCTAAAAGTACAGCTGGTCCTGGACTTGTATTTATCTCTCTTCCTTTAATCTTCTCTACATGGGGTATTTTTGGACAAATAGTTGGATGTGCCTTCTTTGTAGCTCTTCTTTTTGCTGGTATTACTTCTGCTGTATCTTTGCTAGAGCCACCTTTGATGTATTTAATGGAGAGATATAAAGTAAGTAGAGTAAAAGGAACTATTCTTTGTAGCCTATTTTTCTACATTTTAGGGATTTTTGCTCTATTATCAATGAGTGAAGATTTTGGAAAATTTTTAACTTTCTTTGAAAAAAATCTATTTGATTGGTTAGATTATTTAACTTCATCAATTGCAATGCCGATTTCAGGTTTTATTACTTGTATCTTTTTAGGATATTTTGTTGATCAACAAGAGTTAGAAAAGAAGTTTACAATCCATATAAACAAAATTGTATTTAAAATTTGGCTTGCTCTAATTAGATATATTGTTCCAATTGCAATTATAATACTATTTTTAAATAAATTAGGAATTATAAAATAG
- a CDS encoding DEAD/DEAH box helicase produces the protein MNKFSEFNLNELILKAIEKQGYDSPTKVQKKVIPIIDKGIDVVAASKSGTGKTAAYILPMIKKINSNLNYKNRVLRGLILVPTRELAEQVSKTLADLGEFLKLKHTKVIGGTSRTKQIQVLSSGVDIVVATTGRLLDLVGEGFINLESVNFIVLDEADTMLEMGFIEEIEKVLSLCSPYRQMVMCSATISQNINKLAKEFLKDPVTVQVHDRRDTVHLIEHFAYKIDKTKKKELVAKLILESGYEQILLFVNKKDSVDSAIEYFGQFKIKAAAIHGGIEYKQRVQSIKDFKNKKVQVLIATDIAGRGLDIEKLPLVINYSLPETTDDFTHRTGRTGRAGNRGEVITILTTEDYNRFTKIERDLRLNVKRLVHDEFPLKDRQPRQKAQAKKKLSEIKGKKTPVKKEPPKSKKTTKRDANRNFRKK, from the coding sequence ATAAATAAATTTAGTGAATTTAACCTAAACGAATTAATACTAAAAGCTATTGAAAAGCAAGGGTATGATTCTCCTACAAAAGTTCAAAAAAAAGTTATACCAATTATTGACAAAGGTATAGATGTAGTAGCAGCCTCAAAATCTGGTACAGGGAAAACAGCAGCTTATATTCTGCCAATGATAAAAAAGATAAATTCAAATCTAAATTATAAAAATAGAGTTTTAAGAGGGCTTATTTTAGTTCCAACTAGAGAGTTGGCTGAACAAGTATCTAAAACACTTGCAGATTTAGGAGAATTTTTAAAACTAAAACATACAAAAGTAATTGGTGGAACAAGTAGAACTAAACAGATTCAAGTTTTATCTTCTGGAGTTGATATTGTTGTAGCAACAACAGGGAGATTATTGGATTTAGTAGGTGAAGGGTTTATAAACTTAGAATCAGTAAATTTTATAGTTTTAGATGAAGCTGATACTATGCTTGAGATGGGTTTTATTGAAGAGATAGAAAAGGTATTATCTTTATGCTCTCCTTATAGACAAATGGTTATGTGTTCGGCAACAATTTCTCAAAATATAAACAAACTTGCAAAAGAGTTTTTAAAAGATCCTGTTACTGTACAAGTTCATGATAGAAGAGACACTGTTCATCTAATAGAGCATTTTGCATATAAAATTGATAAAACGAAGAAAAAAGAGCTAGTTGCAAAACTTATCCTTGAATCTGGATATGAACAAATACTTCTTTTTGTAAACAAAAAAGATAGTGTTGATTCTGCAATTGAGTATTTTGGACAGTTTAAAATAAAAGCTGCTGCTATTCATGGTGGAATTGAATATAAACAAAGAGTTCAATCAATTAAAGATTTTAAGAATAAAAAAGTTCAAGTCTTAATTGCTACAGATATTGCTGGAAGAGGGCTTGACATAGAAAAACTCCCTTTGGTTATAAACTACTCTTTACCTGAAACAACAGACGATTTTACGCACAGAACTGGGAGAACAGGAAGAGCAGGGAACAGAGGTGAGGTTATTACTATTTTAACTACTGAGGATTATAATAGGTTTACAAAAATTGAGAGAGATTTAAGACTAAATGTAAAAAGATTGGTTCATGATGAATTCCCATTAAAAGATAGACAACCAAGACAAAAAGCTCAAGCTAAAAAGAAACTTAGTGAAATAAAGGGTAAAAAAACTCCTGTAAAAAAAGAGCCTCCAAAATCAAAGAAAACTACAAAAAGAGATGCAAATAGAAACTTTAGAAAGAAGTAG
- a CDS encoding murein transglycosylase domain-containing protein: MTRLKVLIFFSIFLFTGCGVNDVYNITRAAISKDPSAALQSLATSKAINYASNPTKLSKDIKALSSFIEKISNNWGNDNVKIPKQKEYVKYMQNYKSRALIDFDNGIVTVETIDEKNPKDSLQNAIVTTLLLPDDPRAADLFGASEIKLGSTPYLLGEIKDDQNKDIRYEWRANRFAEVLIKNSFKQKKVKVESKEVNVSYVTIPMVKDHTSIRVAKVKPIVEKYSQKYGVSRNLIYAIIKTESNFNQFAVSNAGAYGLMQIVPSSAGKDAYEYVKGKNSEPSTSYLFNAQNNIELGTAYLKMLNNQYLGNIQNEVSKEYCVISAYNTGSGNVLRTFSENRTKAVNIINSKSALEVYNTLKSDLPYEETRRYLKKVIDSKKEFTNI, from the coding sequence TTGACAAGATTAAAAGTATTAATATTTTTCTCTATTTTTTTATTTACAGGATGTGGAGTCAATGATGTTTATAACATCACAAGGGCTGCAATTAGTAAAGATCCCTCTGCTGCACTACAATCTCTTGCTACTTCAAAAGCAATAAATTATGCTTCAAACCCAACAAAATTATCAAAAGATATTAAAGCATTATCTTCATTTATTGAAAAAATAAGCAATAATTGGGGAAATGATAATGTTAAAATTCCAAAACAAAAAGAGTATGTAAAGTATATGCAAAACTACAAAAGTAGAGCATTGATTGATTTTGATAATGGAATTGTAACAGTAGAGACAATAGATGAAAAAAATCCAAAAGATAGTCTGCAAAATGCAATTGTAACTACACTTTTACTTCCTGATGATCCAAGAGCTGCTGATTTGTTTGGGGCAAGTGAGATAAAACTTGGTTCTACTCCTTATTTACTAGGAGAGATAAAAGATGATCAAAACAAAGATATTCGATATGAGTGGAGAGCAAATAGATTTGCAGAGGTACTAATAAAAAATAGTTTCAAACAAAAAAAGGTAAAAGTAGAATCAAAAGAGGTAAATGTCTCTTATGTAACTATCCCTATGGTTAAAGACCATACTTCAATTAGAGTTGCAAAAGTAAAACCAATCGTTGAAAAATATTCACAAAAATATGGTGTAAGTAGAAACTTAATTTATGCAATAATAAAAACAGAGAGTAATTTTAATCAATTTGCAGTAAGTAATGCAGGAGCTTATGGACTTATGCAAATAGTTCCAAGTAGTGCAGGAAAAGACGCCTATGAATATGTAAAAGGGAAAAATTCAGAACCATCTACTTCATATCTTTTTAATGCACAAAATAATATTGAATTGGGCACTGCTTATTTAAAAATGTTAAATAATCAATATCTTGGAAATATACAAAATGAAGTATCAAAAGAGTATTGTGTAATAAGTGCATATAATACAGGAAGTGGTAACGTACTTAGAACATTTTCAGAAAATAGAACAAAAGCAGTAAATATAATAAATAGTAAATCTGCCCTTGAGGTTTATAATACATTAAAGAGTGATTTACCTTATGAGGAGACAAGAAGATACTTAAAAAAAGTAATAGACTCTAAAAAAGAGTTTACTAATATTTAA
- a CDS encoding response regulator, producing the protein MSQLHECTFNKDYLSAATILFIENNEKIRSEATEIFTAFFRKVLVATDINDAINIFKANRMDIDIILTDIDMPDFGGIVLLAELRKIDWDIPVLISSNFSDPNILLKAIKFNLTNYIVKPIQLNTTLKIMSDIMLKKQQQKELAIKNNELRQFMSILDSYNIICELDLNFKITLANDSFLMNSGFELDELIGLHFNNKNIFRHSDVPDIKIKEILVNGKTWVGFSKKMTKAGEFYYTHSTILPIFFNDGRIKKFVEFSTLISKYENEIQSLRKHIFLLKSENLKNNSELRKEREHYYNIAHNLQSQMDENVNNAQKNLFEVYELKKQNAILRDKLKIQEKRFEEFQATIMSGR; encoded by the coding sequence ATGTCTCAGTTACATGAGTGTACATTTAACAAAGATTATTTATCTGCTGCAACAATTCTATTTATTGAAAATAATGAGAAAATAAGGTCAGAAGCCACAGAGATTTTTACTGCTTTTTTCAGAAAAGTTTTAGTAGCAACTGATATTAATGATGCTATAAATATTTTTAAAGCAAATAGAATGGATATTGATATTATTTTAACTGATATTGATATGCCAGATTTTGGTGGAATTGTCCTGCTAGCTGAATTAAGGAAGATTGATTGGGATATACCAGTTCTAATATCTTCAAACTTTTCTGATCCTAATATCTTGTTAAAAGCTATTAAATTTAATCTTACTAACTATATTGTTAAACCAATACAATTAAATACAACTTTGAAAATCATGTCAGATATTATGCTAAAGAAGCAACAACAAAAAGAGTTAGCAATAAAAAATAATGAGTTAAGACAGTTTATGTCTATTTTAGACTCTTATAATATTATATGTGAGTTGGATCTGAATTTTAAAATCACTTTAGCAAACGACTCTTTTCTTATGAATTCAGGTTTTGAACTTGATGAGTTGATTGGATTGCATTTTAATAATAAAAATATCTTTAGACATTCAGATGTTCCAGATATTAAAATAAAAGAGATTTTGGTAAATGGTAAAACATGGGTAGGTTTTAGTAAAAAAATGACAAAAGCTGGTGAGTTTTACTATACTCATTCAACAATACTTCCAATTTTCTTTAATGATGGAAGAATTAAAAAATTTGTTGAGTTCTCAACTCTTATCTCAAAATATGAAAATGAGATACAGTCTTTACGGAAGCATATCTTTTTACTAAAAAGTGAAAATTTGAAGAATAATTCTGAGTTAAGAAAAGAGAGAGAACACTACTATAATATTGCACATAATTTACAAAGTCAAATGGATGAAAATGTAAATAATGCACAAAAAAATCTTTTTGAAGTATATGAATTAAAAAAACAAAATGCTATTTTAAGAGATAAACTCAAAATTCAAGAAAAAAGATTTGAAGAATTTCAAGCAACTATTATGAGTGGGAGATAG